GCCCGGGGGCTGACAGGAGACAGACTTGCTCGAAAACGAGCCCGGCGCCGAAACGGGCGCGACACCCGAACACTCCGATCGACCCGCTGCCGACACCGGCGGCTCGCCGCCGCAGGCAGACGGCCCGCCGCAGGAGGCGGAGCCCACCACGCCGCGCCGCACCACCCGTAAGCGTGTGAGCCGGGCGAAGAAGGCTGCCGCCGCGCCGGCCGAGCCCGCCGCGGAAGCGGAGTCCCCGTCAGGTTCGGCTGATGGCTCAGCCGACAGTGCGACCGACAGTGCGCCCGACGGCGTGACCGACGGTCCGGCCGAGGAGCAGAAGCCGGCGCCCCGTAAGCGAGCCGCCGCCAAGCGCACCCGGGCCAAGAAGGCCGCCGCCCCGAAGGACGATCAGCCGAAGCCGGATCAGGCGGACGACACTCCGCAGGAGAACGCCCAGCCGGAGACCTCCTCGCCGGCCGAGTCGGTGCCGGCCGAGTCGGTGCCGGCCGAGTCGGCGCCGGTCACAGGTGGCGAGCCGGCAGTGACCCAGCCCGCCGCGACCACCGAGGCACCGCCGGTGGTGGCCTTCCAGCCGCCGACCGTGCTGTTCCAGCCGCCGGCGATCGAGACCGCACCGACGGCTCCCGCCGCGAAGTCTCCTGCGGGAGAGCAGGCCGAGTCCGGCGAGCAGAAGCCGTCGCGGCGCCGGCGTACCCGCGGCGGGGCGGCCGCGGAAGCCGCCGAGCCGGCGGCCACCTCCGAGACCGCGGCGACCTCGGTGACCTCCGAGACCGCGGACACCGACCAGCAGGACCGGCAGGACCAGGCCGCCGAGGCGGACAAGTCCGCCGACGGCGCCGGCAGGTCCACCCGCGGACGGCGTGGCCGCAAGGCCGAGCCCGTCGCGGAGGAACCCGACAGCGACGACTCCGACGACGGCGAGGAGTCCGAGGGCGGACGCCGTCGCCGTCGCCGTCGTGGCGGGCGCCGCAGGAACAAGACCGGCGCCGACGACGACTCCACCGACTCCACCTCCGACGACGGGGGCCAGGCCGGCACCGACGACGCGGGGGAGTCCCCGGAGTCGCAGGCGTCGGACGACTCCGAGGACGACGACTCCGACGAGGACGGTGGCGGCTCGCGTCGCCGCCGGCGCCGTCGCCGCCGTCGCGGTGAGTCCGCGGACGCCTCGCCCGACGACCCCGAGCACACCGTCGTCAAGGTGCGCGAACCCCGTAAGGGCGACGACGAGCCGAGCGCCCTGGAGGGCTCGACCCGGCTCGAGGCCAAGAAGCAGCGGCGGCGCGAGGGCCGGGAGGCCGGGCGCCGTCGTCCGCCGATCCTCACCGAGTCGGAGTTCCTGGCCCGCCGTGAGGCCGTCGAGCGCACGATGGTGATCCGTCAGCAGCGTGACCGGACCCAGATCGCGGTGCTCGAGGACGACGTACTCGTCGAGCACTACGTCACCCGCGAGTCGCAGTCGTCGATGATCGGCAACGTCTACCTCGGGCGGGTGCAGAACGTTCTGCCCAGCATGGAGGCGGCGTTCATCGACATCGGCCGCGGCCGCAACGCGGTGCTCTACGCGGGCGAGGTCGACTGGACCAGCCTGGGCCACGAGAACCAGCCCCGCCGGATCGAGCTCGCGCTCAAGTCTGGGCAGAGCGTGCTGGTCCAGGTCACCAAGGACCCGATCGGCCACAAGGGTGCCCGGCTGACCAGCCAGGTGAGCCTGCCCGGCCGTTACCTCGTCTACGTACCCCACGGCTCGATGAACGGCATCAGCCGCAAACTTCCCGACACCGAGCGCAGCCGGCTCAAGGCACTGCTGAAGGACATCGTTCCCGACGAGGCGGGTGTGGTCGTACGCACCGCTGCCGAGGGCGCGAGCGAGGACGAACTCTCCCGCGACGTCGCCCGGCTGAAGGCTCAGTGGGAGGCGATCGAGAAGAAGACCGCCAACGGCCAGGCGCCCAACCTGCTCTCCGCCGAGCCCGACCTGCTGATCAAGGTCGTACGAGACCTGTTCACCGAGGACTTCGCCCGCCTGGTCGTCTCCGGTGACGAGGCCTGGGAGATGGTCGAGGGGTACGTCGAGCACGTGGCGCCGCACCTCGCCGACCGGCTGGAACGCTGGGCGAAGCACGACGACGTGTTCACCTCGTTCCGGATCGAGGAGCAGATCGTGAAGGCTCTGGACCGGAAGGTGTGGCTGCCCTCCGGTGGTTCGCTGGTGATCGACCGCACCGAGGCGATGACCGTCATCGACGTCAACACCGGGAAGTTCACCGGCGCCGGTGGCAACCTCGAGGAGACCGTCACCCGGAACAACCTCGAGGCCGCCGAGGAGATCGTGCGCCAGCTCCGGCTGCGCGACATCGGCGGGATCATCGTCGTCGACTTCATCGACATGGTGCTGGAGTCCAACCGCGACCTCGTGCTCCGCCGGCTGGTGGAGTGCCTCGGCCGCGACCGGACCAAGCACCAGGTGGCAGAGGTCACCTCGCTCGGCCTGGTCCAGATGACGCGTAAGCGGATCGGCACCGGCCTGCTGGAGTCGTTCAGCGAGCCGTGTGAGGCGTGCTCGGGACGCGGCGTGAAGGTCCGCCTCGAGCCCGTCGAGGCGCCCTCGCAGCCCAGCGGTGAGGAGGAGCCCGGCCGGCGCTCCCGCCGTCGGCGCCGTGGTGGCGGCGGTGGCGGCAACGGCGTCGCCGAGCCGATCGACGCCGAGCCCGTGGACGCCGAGCCGGTCGAGGCGGAGTCCGTGGACGCCGAGCCGGTCGAGGCGGAGTCCGCCGAGGCTGTCCAGTCCGAGGCTGTCGAGTCCGAGGCTGTCGAGTCCGAGGCAGCCGAGGTCGGGTCGGAGTCCGAGGACGCGATCGCCGACAAGGCCGAAGCTGAGCAGCCGCAGGCCGAGCCGGCGGAATCCGCACCGGTTGTCGCCGCGCCGGCGAAGGCCGCACCGGTCAAGACCGTGCCGGTGGCCACATGGGTGGACGTCGGAGCTACCCGTCCGGAGGCAGCCGAGCCCGCGTCCCCCGGGCCGGCGGTCGGCATGCCCGGAACGTCCGGTACGCCGGAAGCGTCGGGTACGCCACAGCCGGTCCAGGAAGCGCAGCCGGCCCAGGAGGCGCAGCCCACCCAGGAAGCGCAACCGACCCAGGACGCGGAGCCGGGGCAGGACGCGACCCAGGACGCACACGAGACGCAGGAGACACAGGAGGCGGCCCGCAACGGCGCGGAGCCCGCAGCCACGTCCGAGGAACCGTCCGGCGCCCCCGAGGAGGAGTCGCCGGAAGACTTCGGTGGCCGTCCCGCCCGTCGGCGCGGCCGCCGTCGGGTGTCCGCCGAGTAGGTCCGCGGGTGCCCGGTCCGAGCAGAACACCCGACGCGGGTGCCCGGTGGCAGGTCCACCGGCGCCCGCCGGGTGGCCCGGCTTTGATCCGCGCCGAGGGCCTGCGGTAGTCTGATCCGTCGGCGCGGTGTCCGCGCCATCTTCGCGCGTCCGTTCCCCGCGACGCGCTCCCGAACGTCCGAAGAGAGTGAGACCAGCGGTGTACGCGATCGTGCGCAGTGGCGGCCGGCAGCACAAGGTGGCCGTCGGCGACGTCCTCGAGGTCAACCGACTGGCCGAGCAGACGGGTTCGACGGTGCAGCTTCCGGCCGTCCTCGTCGTCGACGGTGAGAGCGTCACGTCCGACGCCGCGGCGCTCGGCAAGGTCTCGGTGACCGCTGAGGTGCTCGGTGCCGCCAAGGGCCCGAAGATCCATATCCTGAAGTTCAAGAACAAGACCGGTTACCGCCGGCGCCAGGGCCACCGCCAGGCGCTGACCAAGGTCAAGGTCACCGACATCAAGCAGGGCTAGTCCGTCAGGCACCACCTCCGGACCAACCCACCGAATAAGACCAAGGGCTGACATCTCATGGCACACAAGAAGGGCGCCTCGTCCTCGCGGAACGGGCGCGACTCCACCTCCAAGCGACTCGGTGTCAAGCGCTACGGCGGCCAGCTCGTCAACGCCGGTGAGATCATCGTCCGCCAGCGCGGCACCCACTTCCACCCGGGCTTCAACGTCGGGCGGGGCGGCGACGACACGCTGTTCGCGCTGTCCGCGGGCACCGTGGAGTTCGGGAGCCGCCGCGGTCGTCGCACCGTCAGCATTCTCCCGAGCGCGTAAGCCACACCCGGACACACATGGGGCGGGGCGGGCCATCTGGGCCCGCCCCTTACCTGTTTGACCAGCAGTCTTTGACCAGCAGTCGCGCGAGTGGCGTAGGCGGTTGGCTCCAGTAGAGCGGTTCCAGCAGGGAGGAGGTGCGCCGTGGCGGTCCCCACGTTCATCGACCGGGTGACGCTGCATGTGTCCGGCGGTGACGGCGGCCATGGCTGCGCCTCGGTCCACCGGGAGAAGTTCAAGCCTCTCGGCGGCCCGGACGGCGGCAACGGCGGCCGGGGCGGCAGCGTCGTCCTCGAGGTCGCTCCCAACCTCACCACGCTGGCCGACTACTACCACGCACCCCACCGCCGGGCGGCCAACGGCCGGCCCGGCCAGGGCAGCAACCGCGCCGGTGCCGACGGTGAGGACCTCGTGCTGCGGGTGCCCGACGGCACGGTCGTGAAGACCACCGGGGGCGATGTGCTGATCGACCTGGTGGGCGCCGGGACGTCCTACGTCGTCGCCGCGGGCGGCAACGGCGGTCTGGGCAATGCCGCGCTGGCCTCGGCTCGCCGCCGCGCCCCGGGGTTCGCGCTTCTCGGCGAGCCCGGCGACCGCAGCAGCATCGTGCTGGAGCTCAAGCTCGTCGCCGACGTCGGGCTGGTCGGGTTTCCCAGTGCCGGCAAGTCCAGCCTGATCGCCGCGATGTCCCGGGCCCGGCCGAAGATCGCCGACTACCCGTTCACCACGTTGGTGCCCAACCTCGGCGTGGTGACCGCGGGCGACACGACCTTCACCGTCGCCGACGTCCCCGGCCTGATCGAGGGCGCGAGCGAGGGAAGGGGCCTCGGCCACGAGTTCCTGCGCCACGTCGAGCGCTGCAGCGCGCTGTGCCACGTGATCGACTGCGCGACGATCGAGCCGGGCCGCGACCCGCTGTCCGACCTGGACATCATCGAGGCCGAGCTCGCCGCGCACGGCGGGCTGGAGGACCGGCCGCGCCTCGTCGTACTCAACAAGGTCGACGTGCCCGACGCCCACGACCTGGCCGAGATGGTGAAGCCCGAGCTCGCCGCGCGCGGGCTGCTCGTCTTCGAGGTGTCCGCGGCCACGCACGCCGGCCTGGTCGAGCTGTCGTACGCCATGGCACGTCTGGTCCAGGGCCGGCGCGCGAGCGCCGAACCGGCCGAGCCCACCCGGATCGTGATCCGTCCCCGGGCGGTCGACGAGTCCGACTTCACCATCAACCGTGAGGGCGAGGTGTGGCGGGTGCGCGGGCGCCGTCCCGAGCGGTGGGTACGCCAGACCGACTTCAGCAACGACGAGGCCGTCGGCTACCTCTCCGACCGGCTGAACCGGCTCGGCGTCGAGGACAAGCTCCGCAAGCTGGGCGCCCAGCGTGGCGACGCGGTGGCGATCGGCGAGGAGGACAACGCCGTGGTGTTCGACTTCGACCCCAGCGTGGAGTCCGGCGCCGAACTGCTGCAGGGTCCACGAGGCAGCGATCCCCGGCTGGACGGCCGGTGACCGACCGGTGACCAGAGGGTTGCGCACCGACGTGACGGCCGCCGAACGCGTGGTCGTCAAGGTCGGGTCGTCCTCTCTCACCACCTCGCGCGGCGGCATCGCCCAGGACCGCATCGACGCGCTCGTCGACTCACTCGCCACCCGCCGCGCGGCCGGCACCGAGATCGTGCTGGTCTCCTCCGGCGCGATCGCGACCGGCTTCGCCCCGCTCGGACTGCGTACCCGCCCGCGTGACCTGGCCACCCAGCAGGCGGCGGCGAGCGTCGGCCAGGGACTCCTCGTGGCCCGCTACACCGAGGCGTTCGGCCGGCACGGCTTCCGGGTGGCGCAGGTGCTGCTGACCCTCGACGACGTGACCCGGCGTTCCCACTACCGCAACGCCTACCGCACGATGGCGCGGCTGCTGGAGCTCGGCGTGGTGCCGATCGTGAACGAGAACGACTCGGTGGCCACCGAGGAGATCCGGTTCGGCGACAACGACCGGCTGGCGGCGCTGGTCGCCCACCTCGTGCACGCCGACCTGCTCGTCCTGTTGTCCGACGTCGACGGCCTCCACGACGGCGACCCGCGCCGGCCCGGCACCGAACGGGTGGAGGAGGTACGCAACGAAGCCGACCTGGCCCACGTGTCACTCGGCCGGTCGGGAAGGTCCGGCGTCGGCACCGGCGGCATGGCCACCAAGGTGGAGGCGGCCCGGATCGCGACCGCCGCCGGGGTTCCGGTGGTGCTGGCCGAGGCAGGCGACGCGGGCCGGGCGCTGGCCGGTGAGCGGGTTGGCACCTACTTCCACCGGACCGGCCGGCGACGTCCCATCCGGCTGCTGTGGCTGGCCCACGCGACCACGCCGCGCGGTCGGCTCCGGCTCGACGCCGGCGCGGTGCGCGCGGTCTGCGAGCGCCGTGCGTCCCTGCTCCCGGCCGGGATCGTGGCGGTGGACGGGACGTTCGAGGTGGGGGATCCGGTCGACCTGGTCGATCCCGAGGGCCGTACTGTCGCCCGCGGGCTGGTCAACTTCGACGCCCACGAGCTTCCCGACCTGCTCGGCCGTTCCACCAGGGACCTCGCTCGTGAGCTCGGTCCCGCCTACGAACGCGAGGTCGTCCACCGCGACGATCTCGTGCTTCTGCCCGAACGTGACCGTACGATCGCGCACACCTGACTCACGCACTGAAGAAAGGCGGCGGTGTGAGCTCCGACGAGACGCGGATGTGGCACATCACCGTGACGGTTGCCGGCGAACCCCACGATCCGGACGAAGTACGCGCCGGGCTCGAACGACTGGTCGAGGAGCGGCCGTTCCTGCTGACCGTGCGCTTCCAGCCGAACCGGGCGGAGGTGCGCTACTGGGAGCAGGCCACCGATCTTCTGGACGCGGCCTCGCTGGCGTTGCGGCTGTGGACCGAGCACCGCGACAGCGCGGGCCTGCCCCAGTGGGAGGTCATCGGCCTGGAGGTGCTCGACCGGGACACCTTCACCACCCGCGTGGACGAGGGAACCGCTCCGCCGCCGTTCGCCGGCATCGGCAGCGTCCGCCCGTACTGACCGGTTGATCTCGGCGTACGTCAGTAACCGGAGGGCCACGCGACCGCAATAGGATCGGGACCGTGACTGCTTCCGTGAACGCCGGCGCCGTGACCGCGGGCGCTGACACCGACCGTGAGCGCGCGGCCGTCCTCGACACCGCTGCCCGCGCCCGGGAGGCCGCCGTCGACCTGGCCGGCCGGTCCCGCGCCGACAAGGACGCCGCCCTGGCCGCGATGGGTGCCGCGCTGCGTACCGACGCGGCGACCATCGTCACCGCCAACGCGACCGACGTGGAGCGCGCCCGTGCGGCCGGGACACCGGACGCGATCATCGACCGGCTGCGGCTGGACGAGGGCCGGATCGCGGCGATGGCCGACGGCCTGACCCAGGTCGCCGCGCTGACCGACCCGGTGGGCGAGGTGGTCCGTGGCTTCACGTTGCCGAACGGTCTGGAGCTTCGCCAGGTACGCGTGCCGTTCGGCGTGGTCGGCATCATCTACGAGGCCCGTCCCAACGTGACCGCGGACGCGGCCGGCCTGTGCCTGAAGAGCGGAAACGCTGCCCTGCTGCGGGGTTCGTCCTCGGCGCGGGAGTCCAACGCCGCGATCGTCGACGTGCTCCGCAAGGCGCTGGTCGACGCCGGACTGCCCGCCGACGCGGTCCAGTTGGTGCCGGGCGACAGCCGCGAGTCGGTCGGGCACCTGATGCGGGCGCGCGGACTGGTCGACGTCCTCATCCCGCGTGGCGGCGCGAGCCTGATCCGCAGCGTCGTCGAGGGTTCCACGGTGCCGGTGATCGAGACCGGCGTCGGCAACTGCCACGTGTACGTCGACGCCGACGCCGACCTGGACATGGCCGTCTCGATCCTGCTGAACGCGAAGACCCAGCGCCCCAGCGTCTGCAACGCCGCGGAGACGTTGCTCGTGCACGCCGACGCCGCGGAGGCGTTCCTGCCGCGTGCGCTGGCGGCGCTGCGCGACGCGGGGGTGACGGTGCACGGCGACGCCAGAGTCGCGGCGTACGACGAGCTGGTCGTTCCGGCGACCGACACCGACTGGGACACCGAGTACCTCTCCCTCGACCTTGCCGCGGCGGTCGTCGACTCACTCGAGGACGCCTGCCGGCACATCCGCCGGCACGGCTCGGGCCATACCGAGGCGATCATCACCCGGTCGCAGCCGGCCGCCCGGCGGTTCGTCCAGGCGGTCGACTCCGCCGCGGTGGTGGTGAACGCCTCGACCCGGTTCACCGACGGCGGGGAGTTCGGGTTCGGCGCCGAGATCGGCATCTCCACCCAGAAGCTGCACGCACGCGGGCCGATGGGCCTGCCCGAGCTCACCTCGACCAAGTACGTCGTGGTCGGCGAGGGGCAGATCCGCGGCTGAGCGATCACCCGCCGGCAACGGGCGGCCGCCGGTCGGCCGGGGCGTCGTGCCCGCAGGGGTGCGGGGTAGGCTTTGCGGCCATGGCGTCCTTCGTACTTCTCGCACAGGAAGGCCCGGAGCTGCCCTTCCCCGGGCCGGTGTTCGGGCTCATCGCCTTCCTGATCCTGGTCGCGCTCCTGGCGATCCTGCTCGCCTTCGGCAAGGGCCGGCCGCACGCCTGAGCCTGGACTGGACGACGCAGATGCGTACGCACAGCCCGGCGGTCCGGAGGGCCTGGTGAGCGACCGACGTCCCCGACTCGGCGTGATGGGTGGCACTTTCGACCCCATCCACAACGGCCACCTGGTGGCCGCGAGCGAGGTCCAGGCCACGTTCGACCTGGACGAAGTGATCTTCGTACCCACCGGTCAGCCCTGGCAGAAGGGCGCCCGGCAGGTCGCGGAGGCCGAGGATCGCTATCTCATGACGGTGATCGCCACCGCGTCCAACCCGAGGTTCTCGGTGAGCCGGGTCGACATCGACCGGCCGGGGCTCACCTACACCGTCGACACGTTGCGTGACCTGCGGGCCGCGCGGGGGCCGGACGCGGAGTTCTTCTTCATCACCGGCGCGGACGCGCTGACCCAGATCCTGACCTGGCGCGACGTCGACGAGCTGTTCCAGATGGCGCACTTCGTCGGGTGCACCCGGCCCGGCCACACCTTCGAGATCGACGAGATTCCTCCCGACGCGGTGACGCTCCTGGAGATCCCGGCGCTGGCCATTTCCTCCACGGAGTGTCGCGAACGCGTCGCCGCGGGTCGCCCGATCTGGTACCTCGTCCCCGACGGCATCGTTCAGTACATCAACAAGAGGCGGATGTACCTCAAGCCGTGAGATCCTGGAACGGACCTTACGCCGAACAGATACGCCGTTCCGAAACGTTTGTCCCGGAATCGGCGAGAAAGGACCTCGTGCCCGCAACGACCGAAGCCGTCGAGCTGGCACAGCTGGCCGCATTGGCCGCTTCTGACAAGCAGGCCCGCGACGTCATCGCATTCGACGTCTCCGAGCGGCTCGCCATCGCCGACGCGTTCCTTCTGTGCTCTGCCACCAACGACCGTCAGGTCGGCGCCATCGTCCGGGAGATCCAGGACCGACTGGCTGCCGCCGGCCACAAGCCGTCCCGCCGCGAGGGCGACCGGGAAAACCGCTGGGTCCTGATGGACTACGGCGATCTCGTCATCCACGTCCAGCACGTCGAGGAGCGCGCCTTCTACGCGCTCGAACGACTGTGGCGGGACTGCCCCGAGATCAAGCTCCCCGAGGCCGTCACCGTGGGCGGTGGCCCTCGTGACCTGGCCGGAGACATGCCGGGTGACATGCCGGGTGACCTCTCCGGCGGCCTCCGCGGCGCGGAGGGGCCGCGTCCCACCGGAACCGACGCGTGACCGCCGCCAGGTTGGTGGTCTGGCGACACGGGCGGACCGGCTGGAACTACACGGACCGCTTCCAGGGGCAGACCGACATCCCGTTGGACGAGGTGGGGCTGCGGCAGGCCGAGGCCGCCGCGGCCCGGCTCGCCGCCCTGCGTCCGGCCGCCCTCGTGGCCAGCGACCTGCAACGCGCCGCCCAGACCGCGGCGGCGCTGGCCCGGTTGACCGGGCTGGAAGTGTCGTACGACACCGACCTGCGGGAGATCCACGTCGGCTCCTGGGCGGGCATGACGAAGGTCGAGTTCGCTGCCCGTCACCCCGACCTGCACGCCCGGATGGAGGCGGGGGAGGACGTCCGCCGCGGTGGTGACGGCGAGACGGTCGCCGAGGTCGCCGAGCGCGCGGAGAAGGCGTTCCGGCGGGCCACCGAACTCGTCGCCGACGGCGAGACCGTCGTGGTCGCCTCGCACGGCCTCGCCACCCGGGTCGGAGTCGCCCGCCTTGTCGGTCTCGCACCGGCTCACTGGGACGCGTTCGGCGGGTTGAGCAACTGCTCGTGGGTGGTCTGCGAGCCGGGGCGGCGAGGCTGGCGGATCGTGGAGTGGAACGCCGGCACGCTGCCCGAGCCGGTGCTCAGCGACGACCGCTGAGGCCGCCGGCCGGGTGGGTTCGGAGTCGTCCGGGGGCCGCGGCGAGCGGTCGGGATCTCCGGGGGTGCCCGGTTTCGCCTGTGCCGGGTGGACCCGATAGAGTGGGCCGCGCCCACACGGGCAAAGGGGCTGTAGCGCAGTTGGTAGCGCACCTCCATGGCATGGAGGGGGTCAGGGGTTCGAATCCCCTCAGCTCCACCGCAGGTTCAGAGGCCGGTTTCCCACGTCGGGACCGGCCTCTTCTCATGCCGTACGGCAGTCATCGTCCGAGCCTGTCGAAGGCAGCCCCTCGCGTGGCCTCGCGCGGCTCATCCACGCGTAGCGTCACTGAGCCGGGTCGCCACCGCCGCGAGAAGCGCGTCGACCGCGGAGTCGGCCAGTGCGGCGTCCTCCCCGCGCCGAAGCGCCACCGCAGCATCGATCACGCCCGTGTCGGACCAGCGGGCACGAGCCCAGGCGGCACCTTCGAGTTTCGACCCGAGTACGTCGTCCTCGGCGAATCTCCATGCCCGGCACGCGTTCAGCACCGAGTAGAGAGTCGCCTTCTCGTGGGCGCGGTGCCAGGTCATGGATTCGTACATGGCGTCGAGGAGGGTGTGGCGGGGGACGTCGGCGAAGATCTCCCGCGCCGGGGGTCCGCTGATCGCGACACCGGACCGGTGCGCGATGGCCCGGTCCAGGACGTACCAGAAGCCGGATTCGGCAGCCGCGTCCAGATGGATGGCCGTCGGCATCCGTGGTCCGCCGTTGGCATTGACCTCGAAGTCGGCGCCCGCGGGACGCGAGCCCGCGACGTCGCGGCGGTAGAGCGTGAACTCCACGCCGCGGGCCGGACAACCCGCACTCGCCTCGACGACGGCACTCGCCACCGACCGCCTCTGCTGATCGGTCAGTGCGGCGCTCGACACGGCGGCGATGTCGATGTCGCTCTCACCGGGGACGTACCCGCCCAGGGCGACCGAGCCGACGAAGTACGTGCCGACAAGATCCGTGCCGAGGATGCGGAAGAGTGCGTCCGCCACCTGGTCGCCGAACGCTAGGACCTCGGGAATGATCACCTTCCCATCCTCGCCCGTCTCCCGGCTCGTGCAAACCTCACAGCACCACTTCCGTACTGCCATCGAACGCGGTGCGCTCGCTGCGCTGACCGGGCTACGGCGGCGCGTGTTCGGTGTCCTCGAGGGACACGGTTCAGGCGCCGACGTCCTGGCCGGGCGGGTTCGGGCTCTGCCGCGGCTGGACGACCTGCCGGGCGACCTCCCGCAACGTGAGGTTGCGGCTCTGGCAACGCTGCCGCAGCAGGCTGAGCGCGTGTTCCTTGTCGACCCGGTGGCGCTCCATCATGATCCCGATCGCCGTAGCGATCTCGGTCCGGCTGATCAGGGCGTCCTGCAGTCGCGTCGGCTGCCGGCTGAGGGCGAACATCATGGCGAGCTGGGAGGCGTACAGGCGCCCGGCGGACTCCGCACCCGCGGCGAAGGCGTCCGGCCGGTCGGCGTAGAAGTTCAGGGAGCCGGCCGTGCCGTCCCAGGCGAACACGTGCGCCGACAGCATGCCGCCGACGCCCAGAGCCACCGCGGCGGGCGCGAATGCCGGCCATCGTGGGTCGGTGGCCAGGTCACTGACCAGGTGAACGGGTCCACTGCGCAACGACGCGACACACGGTCCCTCACCGAAGCGGTACTGCACCGCGTCCACGTGCAGCACGAAGTCGTCGGTGACCGCGAAACTGTCCAGGGAGCCCTGTTGATCGCGCAGCGTGACCCCTGCTGCGACCGCGCCGGGCACCGCCGTCACGGCGGCCCTGGTCAGCCGGCCGAGGGACGACTCGGGGGACTCGTTGGAAGACAGGGCGTGGGTGAACCCGTCGAGCGCATCCGTGAGCCGCTGGTCGTCTGCCCCGTCCATCCACAATCCCAACGCCGCTGCCGGATTTCCTCGCACCGTTCACCCGGCGGAAGTCGGTGGCTTCGGCCGAGGTTGCGGAAAGGCTAGACCGGGTTCGTCCCACTCGCTGGCGGAGATTTCCCTGCGGTGGTTCACGTTCGAACGGCTGTCCGAACCCGAGCGGGCACGCACACGTGCGCAGTTGCTGTCGGGGGCCCGATCCGCTGGACCACACGGAGGTCACCGCTCACCGGCGACGGGGGAACGCCGGGGGCAGTGATGTGATCCAGCGGATCGGTGCCCGAACGCTACTCCAACGCGGTCTAACCACGCACTTCGGGAGCGATCATGACGAGCAACGTGGCCCACAACGGCCATCGCGGCCGTCCGAATCACGGATCGGCGCTGACAATAGCGAGTTGACACCACGCCGCGCGGTCGTACGCGAGCAGAACGTCAGAACGTCCGCTCGGGGACGGTCAGGGGGTGGGGATATGGGCGCGGACGGCCCGGGGGAGCTTGGCGACAACGAGTTCGTAGGAGTGGTCGATCATCCACCGCAGTTCGTCGTCATCGACGGAACCGTCCAGTTCGACGGTGTTCCAGTGCCGCTTGTTCTGGTGGTAGCCGGGTCGGACGGACGGATGGCGGGCCCGCAACTCCAGCGCGACGTCCGGGTCGCACTTGAGGTTCGTGGTCGGGCTGCCCTCGAGTGGCACCAGCGCGAAGATCCGGCCGCCCACCTTGAACACCGCCACGCCCTCGCCGAAGGGATAGTCCTCGACCGCGCCGGGCATCGCGGCGCAGGTGGCGAGCAGGTCGTCTCGGGTCACGAGGTCTGGGCGTTGGTGTAGACGCGCCGGGGAACGACGAGCACGGCGGCCCGCCGCTCCTGTGCCATCACCCGGTCGTAGGTTTCCCAGTCGTCGTGCGTTCCACCGGCGG
This Actinopolymorpha cephalotaxi DNA region includes the following protein-coding sequences:
- a CDS encoding glutamate-5-semialdehyde dehydrogenase gives rise to the protein MTAGADTDRERAAVLDTAARAREAAVDLAGRSRADKDAALAAMGAALRTDAATIVTANATDVERARAAGTPDAIIDRLRLDEGRIAAMADGLTQVAALTDPVGEVVRGFTLPNGLELRQVRVPFGVVGIIYEARPNVTADAAGLCLKSGNAALLRGSSSARESNAAIVDVLRKALVDAGLPADAVQLVPGDSRESVGHLMRARGLVDVLIPRGGASLIRSVVEGSTVPVIETGVGNCHVYVDADADLDMAVSILLNAKTQRPSVCNAAETLLVHADAAEAFLPRALAALRDAGVTVHGDARVAAYDELVVPATDTDWDTEYLSLDLAAAVVDSLEDACRHIRRHGSGHTEAIITRSQPAARRFVQAVDSAAVVVNASTRFTDGGEFGFGAEIGISTQKLHARGPMGLPELTSTKYVVVGEGQIRG
- the nadD gene encoding nicotinate-nucleotide adenylyltransferase, which codes for MVSDRRPRLGVMGGTFDPIHNGHLVAASEVQATFDLDEVIFVPTGQPWQKGARQVAEAEDRYLMTVIATASNPRFSVSRVDIDRPGLTYTVDTLRDLRAARGPDAEFFFITGADALTQILTWRDVDELFQMAHFVGCTRPGHTFEIDEIPPDAVTLLEIPALAISSTECRERVAAGRPIWYLVPDGIVQYINKRRMYLKP
- the rsfS gene encoding ribosome silencing factor — protein: MPATTEAVELAQLAALAASDKQARDVIAFDVSERLAIADAFLLCSATNDRQVGAIVREIQDRLAAAGHKPSRREGDRENRWVLMDYGDLVIHVQHVEERAFYALERLWRDCPEIKLPEAVTVGGGPRDLAGDMPGDMPGDLSGGLRGAEGPRPTGTDA
- a CDS encoding histidine phosphatase family protein, with product MTAARLVVWRHGRTGWNYTDRFQGQTDIPLDEVGLRQAEAAAARLAALRPAALVASDLQRAAQTAAALARLTGLEVSYDTDLREIHVGSWAGMTKVEFAARHPDLHARMEAGEDVRRGGDGETVAEVAERAEKAFRRATELVADGETVVVASHGLATRVGVARLVGLAPAHWDAFGGLSNCSWVVCEPGRRGWRIVEWNAGTLPEPVLSDDR
- a CDS encoding aminoglycoside adenylyltransferase domain-containing protein, which produces MIIPEVLAFGDQVADALFRILGTDLVGTYFVGSVALGGYVPGESDIDIAAVSSAALTDQQRRSVASAVVEASAGCPARGVEFTLYRRDVAGSRPAGADFEVNANGGPRMPTAIHLDAAAESGFWYVLDRAIAHRSGVAISGPPAREIFADVPRHTLLDAMYESMTWHRAHEKATLYSVLNACRAWRFAEDDVLGSKLEGAAWARARWSDTGVIDAAVALRRGEDAALADSAVDALLAAVATRLSDATRG
- a CDS encoding GAF and ANTAR domain-containing protein, which codes for MDGADDQRLTDALDGFTHALSSNESPESSLGRLTRAAVTAVPGAVAAGVTLRDQQGSLDSFAVTDDFVLHVDAVQYRFGEGPCVASLRSGPVHLVSDLATDPRWPAFAPAAVALGVGGMLSAHVFAWDGTAGSLNFYADRPDAFAAGAESAGRLYASQLAMMFALSRQPTRLQDALISRTEIATAIGIMMERHRVDKEHALSLLRQRCQSRNLTLREVARQVVQPRQSPNPPGQDVGA
- a CDS encoding MmcQ/YjbR family DNA-binding protein, with amino-acid sequence MTRDDLLATCAAMPGAVEDYPFGEGVAVFKVGGRIFALVPLEGSPTTNLKCDPDVALELRARHPSVRPGYHQNKRHWNTVELDGSVDDDELRWMIDHSYELVVAKLPRAVRAHIPTP